From the genome of Solanum dulcamara chromosome 12, daSolDulc1.2, whole genome shotgun sequence:
TAAAACCGAAGAACTCAAAACATACCGGATGAAGCACCATACTGAGTTTGTTGACAAATCTCCCTTCCTCTTTTAGAAGCCGCCGAACAATCCCTCATGTTATGTCCAACTTTACCAAACCTATAGAAACCATCCTTGTCGGCCATGCACTCCCCCGGGTGATTCTTACCACATTTCTGACAAGTGGGAAAAGGACATCTATCCTTATTGAAATTTGGCACCGAATCACTAGTAAATGATGAACCACTATCGGTTCGAGCCCTCTTAGTTTCCCTTCTAGACCTCtccttcaacttctcttcttttatttatttgtcatGTATCATAagcctagagatgtccatcACCTTGATCAACATGATGGTTTTGCCTTCCTTAGACACCAACTCCAAAACTCCCGATACAAACTTACTCATATAATCTCTAGGGTCGGCagccatgaatggagcatactttgaaaattgtCTGAACTTTAATGCATATTTCCTCACACTCAAGTTCCCTTGCTTTAAGTTCATTGAAGGATTTCAAAAATTGCTTTCACTTCCGCTGTTTCTTCTGAATTGCTCCATAATCAATTGGATCATCCAAGTCTCTTGAAATTGCAAAAGATGGTCCCCAGTTTATCTAGTTTATCTTTGTTAGAATGTGAGTCATGTCAGCTTGAGAAGCACACTCGTGCCTCTTTCCCAAAGCGCGTTAATAATAGGGCCACTTCTATGTTTGAAACTATTCATTCAGATATATGGGGTCCAAGTCGTGTCAATTCTTCCTTAGgctttcattattttgttactTTTATTGATGACTATTCTTTGTGCACGTggttatttttaatgaaaaatagatCTGATTTATTCTATCTTTCAGAAATTTTATGCTGAAATTCACAATTAATTTGGTATTTTCCTTAAAAAGTTAATCAGTGATAATGCCCGAGAATACTTCTCtacttctttctcttcttttatgtCATCCCAGGGCATATTTTACTTTTCTTCTTGTGCACatactcctcaacaaaatggagttGCGGAGCGAAAGAATATCCCCCATAATATCAATAATCTTTTGAACTCCttcaatgaactcttggggTTCCTTATCAAACTTGGATGCATGAAACTCTGGGGTATTCATTCTAGTGAAGTTAGGAACTCTTAATGCCACCATACCCACATTTGAGTTCACAGGAGCATCAACTTCTCGGTTAGCCTGTGCCACCATATCTTGGAAAAGCACTTGAAATGCTACCCTAAATTCCACATGGGTCACTTGCTCGGCCACTAGATCATTCAGAGCTTGTTTCTCTTCTCCAACATTCCTTTTTATAGGagctcttcgtggaggcatggTTTTGtaatcacaaagaacaagaaTTAGAGGACGAAACCTTAGATTTCAACTCTATAGCATAATTAGATCATAAAAAAGTGATGTTTTTCCAAAGATGCCTCAcagcctcttattcataaatATGGAGAACTTCACACTGATGAACATGACTTTACTTGGCatagcatgttagactccctaggacactttaaaccttgtgctctaatactaagtttgtcacaacccaagctagaccctaggtgaGACACGATGGTTAAAATCCCACAGGACCCCAACTAGGCCTCTTAGAATGTCATTtataagtatacataaggtaagtaaataaTAAGATATAGCATAGACACGGAAGCATAGTCTCAAAATAAagcataaatttcaaaatttggaatgaaagacaacatagactctaaacatccaacatgcctctactaactagatgggggcatatgACAAGCTACTAGCtaacccatgacaacataagagaaatgaaatagtcaaatgaCGCAATAAAAATAAGGTGTCTCATCCTCGaagtatgaggactcaccacaattaTTGGTCTAGGCTcaactctactcatgaataaGAGGTGCGCGATGAttgtccgtccctacattatgatataatataggcaaaaagtatgcgttagtatatggaatgcactaaATATGTGAAAAGTAagcataaaaaataaacataggacataatcaatatgaatcatgagatgcaggaccaatatcttaaaatatgtgtaaaaccatgaaaatattgaaacgtcataatcattggtcaatgcatcaaaacatcattatcaTAAAAACTTTATACCTTTTTCTATAATTGATGTGGTATATTAAAAGCCATTTTGAAAGCTATAggtctttgtgagagataccgtTAATCGACATAtgagaccatgtgagctataacatggtattttaatgtaactcccacatcgaagATAGAGAAActacttgacaaggtagactctgtgatgcctaagtagatccactaagctactaaTCATGCCTCAACTAcgggtgaccctttctaagAATCAACCCTATACTAATgggtgatccttcttcctatggtggcacgtcgTTATGGGACAGTGGGATTTCTGCTAACGGTgtcatgcctctactaatgggtgagcttcttatcccaaggtccactcggtgctaggacaactctcaatggaatatcatacataatatatcataagatttgaagatggtaagaatctagtataccaagttcatcataaatacttgaaaattataagaatagctccttcaacatatcatgatcataacataattcatattgacATTTGCCTCAACTAATGACATCGAAATCATGTTTTCTTTCATATCATGGGAAAACATTTCATAATTCATGGTCAAtttattgaaacatcattgaaaaccttcatgagtcattcataaaacaTTAATGGAAATACTTCAtaattaatgatcataaatccttgaaaacatactCGAAAATAGTATATAGCATGAGTCATTTAAATTCACCTTGAAAGCATGTaatataatgtgaattatgcatagtctaatcaataatcataagatatatcatgagtaAGAAGACCTAATGCAACATCATAGAATTAGGGATTTAAGATGAAGAAAatataagagaatttgagataaaacttgggattccatgggtgaaagggcccaAGGATGAACTCCCACATATCTTAATGAATTCTAGTCTTGAAATTGATAAGGAGATTTGAGTtattgaaaccctagcttgatttGGGAAGAAGACCTTGGCAAAACCTTTGATAGAAGACTTCTCTTGATTCTTGAAttgtttgacttgaaagcttggGGTTCTTGATATAGAAGAGGAACCCTAGGTTTTTTTGAGAGAATTTCTTAAGACTAGGAtatttagattgatgattatgatagGAAAACTGGTTATTGAATGAAATACTACTTTAAAAACAGTCAAAACGACTTAAAATAGGGTTCCAAAGCTTtgaaaaggaccaaaataacccAAGCGTGCAAGATGTTGCTGAAAAATTATGCAGGAGCCTTTCACGGTAGCCTTCACGGCCCGTGAAAGTCTTCAAGGCCGTGAAGGGGGTCGTGAACATGCGATTGCCTGACAGGGCTTCATTAAAATGACATAACCTTTTACTCCTAACtccaaaagaagaaaacttgGTAGAGTTGGAAAgtagactcaaagacctttaatatgATAGGTAACGggccacctaattatttatattataagagatatgattgtttgaagttAATTTAGGTAAAATCTTATATTGAAACTCAATTgttaaagaaaatttaaactcaactttttGCTAAAGGGTCTTGTGACCTTAAATCATCTCCAAATATATCCCCAAACTAAAGAATTGAACTTAACACCCCGAAGATAAAAACTGAATGGACTCCTAGATGGACCATCTTCACTGTCCGTGAAGAGATCCACAGGCTGTGGGGTGGTCTGTGAAGATTTCCTTGGTCAAGCTTGGACGATGACTCTTGATGGAATGGGACCATGGGCCGTGATGGTATCAACAGGGTCATAATGGCCCTAGTATAGCTAACCCACTTTATGGTTTTGATGGTTGACTTGCACGGACCACTTGACGGTTTATGACCCTGACTTCAGGTCGTGAACCCGATTGTAGTCCTCTCCTGATCTTACCTTCATTCCCTGAAACTTCCATGGATCCTTTCCACGGGCCGCAATGCTGAACATAGCATGTGATGGGCCTCATGAACCTCAATTGGTGTATTGTTTTTTTGAGATTCATCATTACATTTTGTTTTCCAACTTTTGAGCTTTTGGGGTATtacaataataaaatacaactaataattaattatctatataaatatatatcaaaacttgaatcatagtgtgataatcaaataaattaaaagaatcAAATCCACAATATTATTCCAAAATAGCCTCTGCACGTTACAGCAACAAAACTTTCAAATgtgaattcttttttttctccttatttTTTACCAATGATTAGCTCATCAAAACCTCATAATTAATCCTCAAAATATATATCCCTATACCAAACTAAAGTTTTCAATTTCGGTTTTACCTAAAGAACTCGGTTGCTCTTTATTTTTGTGTTCGATGCTGCAGGTAAACTTCTGCCCTtgctttctcttttcttttctaaatagaATAATTATGTAATAAACGTGAAAAAtcctactaacttattttaataaatatgggacaAGTGTTATAAGATGTtaactaaattatcaatttaacccactaattaaaaattatttataattacccgtcaactaaataatcatagttaccgaatagtccaaCATTCCATTTAAAATTTACTAGAAAATTCTTTTATGGAATAAGAAGCTCTAGTATTCAAAACGAACTtatcatgccccgagagggtaccctactCAGAGACTATTGCTGGCCCTTAGCGAACCACTTGTTCTAATCACTCATTCAAACactcatcagcggaagacttaaaatactCAAGTGGGCTATCAAATCAGTattcaatgaaaaaataattttaataggCAATCTCAAAGGTCAACTCAAATCTCAATATAGTAGTTTTCAATAGACTGACTAACAAAGGTCTCaactctaatcaactcaatgtATGTCTAGGAAGCCTCTATCAATTGTCAAGAAGATGTTGAGACAAGCCCACAGCTATCTTAAAAAGAAGAACTCAAAGAAATAACTGAAGTAAACATGATTTCTCAGGAAGCAAGGAGGTATCACCACTATTTGGAAAGGGGAATAAATCCTTAACGGAGCACTTGTAAAATAGCCGAAGTACATGAAGTGtgtgagtatgtaaaatagccgaaGTAAAAACAAGTCAACAACTCAACATCAAGGAACTCAACTTAACAGACTCAACTAAAATgtaaatcaaatcaactcaaagaCAGTATGCAAGTGTATAGTAAATGAAATTTGAAAGAACACTCTAAAATATTGaactcaaccaaatcaaaccaaccaTATTAaagggagtttttctaaccgaaaaccatcacttatgatctagtgatgatacaattcTTTGCACTGCTGTTGCCGCAACCGTCCAATGCCTTGCCATGGTAAGGGATGGTCAAACTAAATAGATCTCcaatcaatcaaagtctatcattttgggactttagAGGCATGACCTCTGTCCTACGCTGGCAACGTAGTTTATGAGGTTGAGTTGTTATTTATTCTTACCTAAATCGGTAATCAATACTATTTCCAAAGACTCAATGTGCTCATAGGTTCAAGTCAACTCacttataataaaataaactcaattaatctcattggactcttaTCAATCTTAACTCATCTTTCACGACCCGAACTAGGGTCGAGTCGTAACATGATGATTAAaatcccaaagggctccaaccaagcctcttgacatatcataagcatgcataaggtaaagaaagTGTAAAAATACATAAGAAGAGtcaaaacatgatcataaaagaaagagtaaacttgactacatagactccatgacataGGTCCAATAATTTTCTCTACTACATGAGAAGGGTGGGGCTAAGACATCtccctagctcaccctgaacaaaatataaagaaagtcTTAACAAGGAAACAACTCAAATTtgccctcgatagatgaggactcaccaaggcTTCGCCGAATAAAAGCTCTACTAGCCACATGCTGGattgtgatcctcaacccctatattatgagacaatgtaggcgaCAATGTAcgttagtacttttgaatgtactatgtatgaGGGCATTATATGCAATATAGATCATAAGATATAATGATCGATTGAgtacatgataaagaggataagtaaagtaatgagaaaaccataatgatcaagcATTTGAAATACATGGTTAAGACATAAAGATCATAaagagcatatatatatatatatgtgggatagaaccatgaccgataataaaaccatgcgagctataatatggaatctcgATGTCTCTCCATACAACCAAAGAAAGGGGAATTTACTTGCCAAAGTAGATTCTACCCCATTAGGCAAgtcatgtacatacactatatgtggatccactagctaagccatgaaggcaacctacggtggcacgtagtttaagggacttgaagcttctactaaggcttttggtagggaccCTACCTCAAAGTctgctcggtgctaagtcaaatcccacagaatacaaaacataataatcatgcttagcatatatcataacttattcataaacttcataatacatagagtagatcattttaatgtcatacttgcaatgtgagtattagcctttcaacattacaatatcatacttgcataattcatgtcattaggtttctaggtcaccacattgggccctaacttagccttcttcataacttgcataaaattcatatcttgaacataattgtgcatcatgatcataattcatacttgaaattagaatAAAACTCGCGTATAaagtcaatttgaatgaaaaacaTGATAATTACTTTGAAATTAgtgaattcataatcatacttcataatatcatcattgaaaatagcttcatgcatgggcaatcataatttaacttaaaataatgtaattcatgtagaagCAGACTTGTAATAATCATCTACAATGAttaaaagtataattgaaacaaccaatgcaattcatcaaaaattagggttacaaacccaattgaaattcatgagatttgaatgaaaatcttgagactccatgggtaagagggacccatggatcaatccctatataccttgattgaaattgaacttggaattgaaaaaaggagacttgttcttaaAGAAACCCtagaaaacttgatgaagaagatgaactcttgaatgaaccttgagagagaagtgttaaagttgtttgggaattaatgaggaGAAATAAtaggtttaggaatatttaagaaaattttttaATCAACCTAGTCCCAAAAActtccacatacattaatgaaagaatagggaAATGATCGGATTACCCTTTATTTAATTTGAACTGGAACTCACCATggaggacccatcacggtcCGTGATGCTCACAATGGACCATGGTGGTTTCCATGATGATCGAATTAAACTTGAATCTTGGAAGTGCAGAGAAGAGTTTCAGAACCTCCTCCACGGAACCTTTTATGGTCTGTGGAGTGCATCATGGCTCATGGACCATGGTCGTGGTGCAGGAACTGTAGGGTGGTTTGCAAGAGTGACCACCACAGAACCCACCATAGTCTGTGAAGTTCTACATGGCCCGTGGTGTCAATCATGGTCTATGCCTAGGGAAATTTCTCGAGGTTCTTAGGGGAGGGATCATCACGGAGGGCATCAtggcccgtggtgctcaccacgatcTATGGTCCCTTATTATGGTACCTTCCTACAGGTCTGAGTTTCAAGATTACCACCACGGTGGTTCACTACAAAGTATGGTGTGAAGTACAGCCCGTGATATCGAtccgtggtcatcacctagtgtCAAAACTACaggtttcaaaattttcatgttttgatcctcTTTTTCCAACCTTtcaaattttggggtcttataaaatatcccatttgggaacattcgtccttgattaggactcaagctagcatgaatggaatcaAAAGGGAATATAACAACCCAttatgaatgcaaaacatctcaaaaatgcataaaatatgaaatcctTAATCTCAATTtgaaacataactttaaaactcatttcatgaatacGAATGCATCTGAAACcataagaataattaaaatacttgaTTTTGGCTAGTTGGATCATGAAGAAACTAAATCCTCATATTCCCTTCTCCACAAatctaaataggacttttgtcggctttaggccattttcaatctttcgaTAATGAGTTTAACCTTCTTCATGGCCTAAAATACCATCTCGGGTCATATCAAAGAAACTTTACCTAGATCAAACCATccgataggggatctacaccgcctaccatacaaagtttcaaatggagccatctcaatgttagagtgataattgttattatgaGCAAACTCTACTAAAGTCAAATGATAATcctaattttctttaaaatccataacacacgCTCAAAACATAacctctaatgtctgaatggtacaCTCATCCTGACCATCCATTTGTGGTTGAAAAATCGTACTAAGTTTCACtaggtaccaagaccctttttgaAAGATCTCAAAAACTAAGATATAACCTAAGCACCTCGATCCAAAATGATAATAGTTGAACATCATAAATCTTAACCAACTCTAGGATATATAGtctagcatagtccttggcTGAATATGAGGTcttaactggaagaaaatgaggatacttagtcattcggtcaacaatcacccaaatagagtcatgttgtctactagtatgaggcaaacctataaataagtccatattcaaggcttcccacttccaagtaggaatctcaatgtcttaagCCAAACCTCTCGGTTTTAAatactcaactttcacttattgacaGTTAAGACACTTAGAAACAAATTTtgcaatatcccttttcatttcattcaaccaatacacttctctcaaatctcgatacatcttagtagaatcgggatgaatagaatattatgaactatgagcttcggataatatcatatcttttaagACATACATATTTGGAACAAACAATCAGCCTTGATATCATAAAACACCATTTCCCCTTGGGAGAAAACCTCAATGGCTTATTTGGCAActgctttcttcaattcaaacaAAGTGGGATCACCATCCTGCCTTGCCTTTACATTTTCCATAAGAGACGATTTggaaccattttgcacaataacactACCATCTTTGGAATCAACTAATCTAACACCTAAACAAGCTAGCCTATGCACATCCCGAACTAGCTACCTCTTTGTATCCTCAATATgagaaatactattcatggacaatctactcaAAGCGTCAGCAGccacatttgccttacctggctggtatagcacactcatgtcataatcattcaacaattcaagccatctcctttattaaagattcaagtccttttgagtgaacacatattgtaaacttgtgattggtgaaaaaatccacatggacaccataaaaatattatctccacaacttcaaataAAATACCACTACCGCCAACTCctagtcatgagttgggtaattcttctcatgtacctagAGTTGCCTTGATatataagctatcactttacgaTTGTGCATTAGAACACAAATAAGAACAATTCGTGAAGTATCACCATACACAACAAAATCATTGGAATCTTCTGGTAAAGTTAACACTGGATCGGAGGTAAGCTTATCCTTctactcttggaagcttttctcacatgtctCAGACCATAgtaatttcaccttctttttagtcaaaaaagtcaagggcgatgcaataaaaaagaaacctttctcaaaccatcta
Proteins encoded in this window:
- the LOC129875749 gene encoding uncharacterized protein LOC129875749, with protein sequence MPPRRAPIKRNVGEEKQALNDLVAEQVTHVEFRVAFQVLFQDMVAQANREVDAPVNSNVGMVALRVPNFTRMNTPEFHASKFDKEPQEFIEGVQKIIDIMGDILSLRNSILLRSMCTRRKVKYALG